A portion of the Halobacterium zhouii genome contains these proteins:
- a CDS encoding sulfite exporter TauE/SafE family protein — MLAGVPTPTLALLVVLSLFAGAGITAVGPGGVFITIALVALTDLPPPVVVGTASATFVATGLVGTESYRRSGELDSRAGQWTAAVLSLTGLVGALVGVRLNALVDAATFSVLLGVFVSLTGVLVYYRTRHASVEDDYDATTVRGTLGVAGIGGFVGVSGGLLGVGGPVLAVPLLVAVGVPMLVAVGVAQVQSVFVAAFATAGYLAQGAVSWPLVVAIGVPEIVGVVAGWRVAQSVDSQRLTRALAVLLLVLGPYIVLR; from the coding sequence ATGCTCGCCGGCGTTCCCACCCCCACGCTCGCGCTGCTCGTCGTGCTCTCGCTGTTCGCCGGCGCCGGCATCACGGCCGTCGGTCCGGGCGGCGTCTTCATCACCATCGCGCTCGTCGCGCTGACCGACCTGCCGCCGCCGGTCGTCGTCGGCACGGCGAGCGCGACGTTCGTCGCGACCGGTCTCGTCGGAACGGAGAGCTACCGCCGCTCGGGCGAACTCGACTCGCGCGCGGGCCAGTGGACGGCGGCCGTCTTGAGTCTCACGGGCCTCGTGGGCGCGCTCGTCGGCGTCCGCCTGAACGCGCTGGTCGACGCGGCGACGTTCAGCGTCCTGCTCGGCGTGTTCGTCTCGCTGACGGGCGTCCTCGTCTACTACCGTACCCGTCACGCGTCGGTCGAGGATGACTACGACGCGACCACGGTCCGCGGCACGCTCGGCGTCGCCGGCATCGGCGGGTTCGTCGGCGTCTCGGGTGGATTGCTCGGCGTCGGCGGCCCGGTTCTCGCCGTCCCGCTGCTGGTGGCCGTCGGCGTGCCGATGCTCGTCGCGGTGGGCGTCGCGCAGGTGCAGTCGGTGTTCGTCGCCGCGTTCGCGACAGCCGGCTACCTCGCCCAGGGCGCTGTCTCCTGGCCGCTCGTCGTCGCCATCGGCGTCCCCGAGATCGTCGGCGTCGTCGCCGGCTGGAGGGTCGCGCAGTCGGTCGACTCACAGCGACTCACCCGAGCGCTCGCTGTGCTGTTGCTCGTTCTCGGCCCGTACATCGTGCTCCGGTAA
- a CDS encoding phytoene desaturase family protein: MEPSRDRYDAVIVGAGHNGLTAALVLASEGWTPLVVERNEKIGGALRSDELTEDGYVHDTFSTNQNLFLDSAVFEEFGDRLREHGLAFSTSAKPFANVFPDGDALRVYQDAERTREELAAHSAADAAGWETLRGEFDRFERTFLPLYGTELPSVEAGRQLASALRSEGVRGLTELAQIPLSSTRELGDAYFETPEAKALMACWGMHIDFGPEVSGGGMFPFLESFGALEHGISVTTGGASHLVEALADVLREEGGEVVTGTEVTSVLTADDRAVGVRLDSGETVHADRAVVGNVTPTVLFENLLEHHDFSDSFESKVDRYEYGPGTMMVHLALDDLPDWDAAADLDEFAYVHIAPYVEDLSATYRDARNGYIPESPMLVVGQTTAVDDSRTPDDGDILWVQVRALPSEIRGDAAGDIDATDWDEAKDPVADRVIGKLSEYAPEIRELIRDRTVLSPADLEAENPNLVGGDSVAGSHHLRQNFLWRPFPGWSRYEMPLDGLYMCGAATWPGAGNNAASGYLAAKHVLRPSAPARLANATEEYAGLARTWLRRNF; this comes from the coding sequence ATGGAGCCATCGCGTGATCGGTACGACGCGGTCATCGTTGGCGCGGGGCACAACGGACTGACGGCGGCGCTTGTTCTCGCGAGCGAGGGCTGGACGCCGCTGGTGGTGGAGCGAAACGAGAAGATCGGCGGAGCGCTGCGGAGCGACGAACTCACCGAGGATGGGTACGTACACGACACGTTCTCGACGAACCAGAACCTCTTCCTGGACTCCGCGGTGTTCGAGGAGTTCGGCGACCGGCTACGGGAGCACGGGCTGGCGTTCTCCACGTCCGCGAAACCGTTCGCGAACGTCTTCCCCGACGGAGACGCGCTCCGGGTCTACCAGGACGCGGAGCGGACGCGCGAGGAACTCGCGGCCCACAGTGCGGCGGACGCCGCGGGGTGGGAGACGCTCCGCGGGGAGTTCGATCGGTTCGAGCGGACGTTCCTGCCGCTGTACGGGACCGAACTCCCGTCCGTCGAGGCCGGGCGGCAGCTCGCGTCGGCGTTGCGGTCCGAGGGGGTCCGGGGACTCACGGAACTCGCACAGATTCCGCTGAGTTCGACGCGAGAACTCGGTGACGCGTACTTCGAGACGCCGGAAGCGAAGGCGTTGATGGCGTGCTGGGGGATGCACATCGATTTCGGTCCGGAGGTGTCCGGCGGCGGGATGTTCCCGTTCCTCGAATCGTTCGGCGCGCTCGAACACGGCATCAGCGTCACGACCGGTGGGGCGTCCCACCTCGTGGAGGCGCTCGCCGACGTGCTGCGCGAGGAGGGCGGCGAGGTGGTCACCGGCACCGAAGTCACGTCGGTGCTCACCGCGGACGACCGCGCCGTCGGCGTCCGACTCGACTCCGGCGAGACCGTCCACGCGGACCGCGCCGTCGTCGGCAACGTCACGCCGACGGTGCTCTTCGAGAACCTCCTCGAACACCACGACTTCTCCGACTCGTTCGAATCGAAGGTGGACCGCTACGAGTACGGCCCCGGGACGATGATGGTGCACCTCGCGCTCGACGACCTCCCGGACTGGGACGCCGCGGCCGACCTCGACGAGTTCGCGTACGTCCACATCGCGCCGTACGTCGAGGATCTCTCGGCGACGTACCGGGACGCGCGGAACGGCTACATCCCGGAGAGCCCCATGCTCGTCGTCGGGCAGACGACAGCCGTGGACGACTCACGGACGCCGGACGACGGCGACATCCTCTGGGTGCAGGTGCGCGCGCTGCCGAGCGAGATCCGCGGGGACGCCGCGGGCGACATCGACGCGACGGACTGGGACGAAGCGAAGGACCCGGTTGCTGACCGCGTAATCGGGAAACTCTCGGAGTACGCGCCCGAAATCCGGGAACTGATCCGGGACCGGACGGTGCTCTCACCCGCCGACCTCGAGGCCGAGAACCCGAACCTCGTCGGCGGAGACTCCGTCGCGGGCAGCCACCACCTCCGACAGAACTTCCTCTGGCGGCCGTTCCCCGGGTGGTCGCGGTACGAGATGCCCCTCGACGGCCTCTACATGTGCGGCGCGGCGACCTGGCCCGGAGCGGGGAACAACGCCGCGTCGGGCTACCTCGCGGCGAAACACGTGCTCCGCCCGAGCGCGCCGGCCCGACTCGCGAACGCCACCGAGGAGTACGCCGGCCTCGCGAGGACCTGGCTACGCCGCAATTTCTAG
- a CDS encoding NRAMP family divalent metal transporter — translation MSVGRITDDVSIPSVSEFFQRYGLALVMVASYFGSGSVFIASSAGVRYGYTLLWAVVGAVLLGFMAQDMSARLGIHGDSLAEFAREKLGSTIATAVVVLLSVGCVAWTLELTAAVGRGVVVLLDLQAIGWQPFAYLTGLAAMVVGILGYDAVEKLMVAMMFVLLLAYVLVAGASSPDLAAVASGFVPSFASAGSVTLAVSILGTTALWPNFFLESQLVEEKGWTDRADIPTMRRDLAIGYAVGGITTIAIVVAAAAVLRPAGYEQLQTFLTPGRALASILGEWAMVVFLIGTLAAAFNSIIPIMWAPAHMIPTAMGDSYADSTRVFRLVYVVGVALGSLSPLVHQYLGLSVIDMIILFPAYNGVVGLPITALLLFWAVNDSDVMGEYTNGWKLNLLNSALILLAVYSAWTAGQAVINAILTGGF, via the coding sequence ATGAGTGTCGGACGGATCACGGACGACGTATCGATTCCCTCGGTCTCGGAGTTCTTCCAGAGGTACGGGCTCGCGCTCGTGATGGTCGCGAGCTACTTCGGGTCGGGGTCAGTGTTCATCGCAAGCTCCGCCGGCGTCAGGTACGGCTACACGCTGCTCTGGGCCGTCGTCGGCGCTGTCCTGCTGGGATTCATGGCCCAGGACATGAGCGCTCGCCTGGGCATCCACGGCGACTCGCTCGCGGAATTCGCCCGGGAGAAACTCGGATCGACGATCGCGACCGCCGTGGTGGTGTTGCTCTCGGTCGGCTGCGTGGCGTGGACGCTCGAACTCACCGCCGCCGTCGGCCGGGGCGTCGTCGTCCTCCTCGACCTCCAGGCCATCGGCTGGCAGCCTTTCGCGTATCTGACGGGGCTCGCCGCGATGGTCGTCGGCATCCTCGGCTACGACGCCGTCGAGAAGCTCATGGTCGCGATGATGTTCGTCCTCCTGCTCGCGTACGTCCTCGTCGCGGGGGCAAGCAGCCCGGACCTCGCCGCCGTCGCGTCCGGCTTCGTCCCGTCGTTCGCATCGGCGGGGTCGGTGACGCTCGCGGTGAGCATCCTCGGGACGACCGCGCTCTGGCCGAACTTCTTCCTCGAGTCACAGCTCGTCGAGGAGAAGGGCTGGACCGACCGAGCGGACATCCCCACGATGCGGCGCGACCTCGCCATCGGCTACGCCGTCGGCGGCATCACCACGATCGCCATCGTCGTGGCCGCCGCCGCGGTGCTCCGGCCGGCGGGCTACGAACAGCTCCAGACCTTCCTCACGCCGGGCCGGGCGCTCGCGTCCATCCTCGGTGAGTGGGCGATGGTCGTCTTCCTCATCGGTACGCTCGCCGCCGCGTTCAACAGCATCATCCCCATCATGTGGGCGCCCGCGCACATGATCCCGACCGCCATGGGGGACTCGTACGCGGACAGCACGCGCGTGTTCCGCCTCGTCTACGTCGTTGGCGTCGCGCTCGGCAGCCTCTCGCCACTCGTCCACCAGTACCTCGGGCTGAGCGTCATCGACATGATAATCCTCTTCCCGGCGTACAACGGCGTCGTCGGGCTGCCCATCACCGCCCTGTTGTTGTTCTGGGCCGTCAACGACAGCGACGTGATGGGCGAGTACACGAACGGCTGGAAACTGAACCTCCTCAACAGTGCGCTCATCCTGCTGGCGGTCTACTCCGCGTGGACCGCCGGACAGGCCGTCATCAACGCCATCCTCACGGGTGGGTTCTGA